In one Streptomyces sp. NBC_01288 genomic region, the following are encoded:
- a CDS encoding lytic polysaccharide monooxygenase auxiliary activity family 9 protein — protein MPARRKAAAVAVLGLTPLALTALSAAPAVAHGSMGDPVSRVAQCYAEGPESPKSDACKAAVAAGGTQALYDWNGIRIGDANGQHQTLIPDGKLCSANSEEFKGLDLARADWPATSVSSGSYTFKYRVTAPHKGTFKVYITKSGYDPAQPLAWADLDLEHPVATSTDPVATGGFYTFSGALPQRSGKQLLYAIWQRSDSPEAFYSCSDVSFGGSGSGTGANGGGTAGSSKPTPVAPTTPAPTASAPSSQQIAAGADKSTVEHNGHGDADASTSAEPAAATDQATTEGNEPQAEGSSKNLAETGANDSSPYLIVGGAASLALGAAALFASVRRRATNGGGRHGR, from the coding sequence ATGCCCGCACGCCGTAAGGCCGCCGCTGTCGCCGTCCTCGGTCTGACCCCCCTCGCGCTGACCGCACTCAGCGCGGCGCCCGCGGTGGCGCACGGTTCGATGGGCGACCCCGTCAGCAGGGTCGCGCAGTGCTACGCGGAGGGGCCGGAGAGCCCGAAGTCGGACGCGTGCAAGGCGGCGGTCGCGGCCGGTGGCACGCAGGCGCTCTACGACTGGAACGGCATCCGGATCGGCGACGCGAACGGGCAGCACCAGACGCTGATCCCGGACGGCAAGCTGTGCAGCGCGAACAGCGAGGAGTTCAAGGGCCTCGACCTGGCCCGCGCCGACTGGCCGGCGACCAGCGTGAGCAGCGGCTCGTACACCTTCAAGTACCGCGTGACCGCCCCGCACAAAGGCACCTTCAAGGTCTACATCACCAAGTCCGGCTACGACCCCGCGCAGCCGCTCGCCTGGGCGGACCTGGACCTGGAGCACCCCGTCGCGACCTCCACCGACCCGGTCGCGACGGGCGGCTTCTACACCTTCTCCGGCGCCCTTCCGCAGCGCTCCGGCAAGCAGCTCCTGTACGCGATCTGGCAGCGCTCGGACAGCCCGGAGGCGTTCTACTCCTGCTCGGACGTCAGCTTCGGCGGCAGCGGAAGCGGCACGGGCGCCAACGGCGGTGGCACGGCGGGCAGTTCGAAGCCCACCCCGGTCGCTCCCACGACTCCCGCGCCCACCGCCTCCGCCCCTTCCAGCCAGCAGATCGCGGCCGGTGCCGACAAGTCGACGGTCGAGCACAACGGCCACGGGGACGCGGACGCGAGCACGTCGGCGGAGCCGGCCGCCGCGACGGACCAGGCGACCACCGAGGGCAACGAGCCGCAGGCGGAGGGGAGTTCGAAGAACCTCGCCGAGACAGGCGCCAACGACAGTTCGCCGTATCTCATCGTGGGCGGCGCGGCCTCCTTGGCGCTCGGCGCCGCGGCCCTGTTCGCCTCGGTCCGCCGCCGCGCGACCAACGGCGGTGGACGGCACGGCCGTTAG
- a CDS encoding class I SAM-dependent methyltransferase, with translation MSEPVANVDWDAEAATFDEEADHGLRDPEIRRAWADRLHGWLPDRAADILDLGCGTGSLSLLAAEQGHHVTGVDLSPAMVDLARAKLAGRDAAFLIGDAAAPPVGEQLFDVVLVRHVLWALPDPGRVLRHWRGLLRPGGRLVLIEGRWGTVSPVGIPADRLTELLAPLAGYVHVERLSDDPQLWGKGVDDERYAVVAIPAIP, from the coding sequence ATGAGTGAACCTGTAGCGAACGTCGACTGGGACGCGGAGGCCGCGACCTTCGACGAAGAGGCCGATCACGGGCTGCGCGACCCGGAGATCCGCCGGGCCTGGGCCGACCGGTTGCACGGCTGGCTGCCCGACCGCGCCGCCGACATCCTCGACCTCGGCTGCGGCACCGGCAGCCTGTCGCTCCTCGCGGCCGAGCAGGGGCACCACGTCACCGGCGTCGACCTCTCCCCGGCGATGGTGGACCTCGCCCGCGCCAAGCTGGCCGGCCGTGACGCGGCGTTCCTGATCGGTGACGCGGCGGCACCGCCGGTGGGCGAGCAGCTCTTCGACGTCGTCCTCGTACGGCATGTGCTGTGGGCGCTGCCCGACCCCGGCCGGGTCCTGCGGCACTGGCGCGGGCTGCTGCGCCCCGGCGGGCGGCTCGTGCTGATCGAGGGCCGCTGGGGGACGGTCAGCCCGGTCGGCATACCCGCCGACCGCCTCACCGAACTCCTGGCGCCCCTGGCCGGGTACGTGCACGTGGAGCGGCTGTCGGACGACCCGCAGCTGTGGGGGAAGGGCGTGGACGACGAGCGGTACGCGGTGGTGGCCATCCCCGCCATCCCCTGA
- a CDS encoding DUF402 domain-containing protein: protein MSANSPEPIRRLDVILVKAGRTKIRYAAELLFDDGTRLAVRAPWAGDGVRDFGFVRFEHGDIFTEYYWRDRWYSLKEVRDHAGELKGWYCDITRPATLSGTELVVEDLDLDLWISADGTDVRRLDEDEFEESGLAGSDPAAAAAAVAALDELERLAREGGFDALVA from the coding sequence ATGTCCGCGAACTCACCTGAACCCATTCGCCGGTTGGACGTCATCCTCGTCAAGGCCGGCCGCACGAAGATCCGTTACGCGGCCGAGCTGCTCTTCGACGACGGCACCCGCCTCGCCGTCCGCGCCCCGTGGGCCGGTGACGGCGTCCGCGACTTCGGCTTCGTCCGCTTCGAGCACGGCGACATCTTCACCGAGTACTACTGGCGGGACCGCTGGTACTCCCTGAAGGAAGTCCGGGACCACGCCGGGGAGTTGAAGGGCTGGTACTGCGACATCACCCGCCCCGCCACACTCTCCGGCACCGAACTCGTCGTAGAGGACCTCGATCTGGACCTGTGGATCTCCGCCGACGGGACGGACGTACGACGGCTGGACGAGGACGAGTTCGAGGAGAGCGGACTGGCCGGGTCGGACCCCGCGGCCGCGGCGGCTGCCGTGGCCGCGCTCGACGAGCTGGAGAGGCTGGCCCGTGAGGGCGGGTTCGACGCGCTGGTGGCGTGA
- a CDS encoding GNAT family N-acetyltransferase — translation MTVIARDLRPDVRADLDGFVEVRRLALPYVLFTPESVAHDIAHAQPEAALRRLVAEEDGEIIGTAQVGIAYDSPEPDRGFVNVYVHPERTRRGAGSLLARAAEEHLAAVGATTLYAWVLDEPANHAFAERFGYTASRSAYFLRLDLAQGAPPPLQDPPPDVEIRPGSDFSDDPRPLFELDAETTADEPSDIGVEFTDYRAWLDGTWQHPLFSQELTSVALVDGRPAAFSAARTDDGTRYGTVMTGTARAHRGRGLAKNDSLHRARAAGYTEAFTGNDTGNGPMLAINTWFGYETCATEVRYVRELT, via the coding sequence ATGACCGTGATCGCACGCGACCTGCGCCCCGATGTCCGGGCGGACCTGGACGGTTTCGTCGAGGTCCGCCGACTCGCCCTCCCCTACGTGCTGTTCACCCCGGAGTCCGTCGCCCACGACATCGCCCACGCCCAGCCGGAGGCCGCGCTGCGCAGGCTGGTCGCGGAGGAGGACGGCGAGATCATCGGCACGGCCCAGGTCGGCATCGCCTACGACAGCCCGGAACCCGACCGCGGCTTCGTCAACGTGTACGTGCACCCGGAGCGGACGCGCCGGGGCGCGGGCTCACTCCTGGCCCGCGCCGCCGAGGAGCACCTGGCCGCCGTGGGCGCGACCACGCTCTACGCCTGGGTTCTGGACGAGCCGGCCAACCACGCCTTCGCCGAACGGTTCGGCTATACGGCGAGCCGTTCCGCGTACTTCCTGCGCCTGGACCTGGCGCAGGGCGCACCCCCCCCGCTCCAGGACCCGCCGCCGGATGTCGAGATCCGCCCGGGCTCCGACTTCTCCGACGACCCGCGCCCCCTGTTCGAGCTGGACGCGGAGACGACGGCCGACGAACCCAGCGACATCGGCGTCGAGTTCACGGACTACCGGGCCTGGCTGGACGGGACCTGGCAACACCCCTTGTTCAGCCAGGAGTTGACGTCCGTGGCCCTCGTCGACGGACGCCCCGCGGCCTTCAGTGCCGCCCGCACGGACGACGGCACCCGCTACGGCACGGTGATGACCGGCACCGCCCGCGCCCACCGCGGCCGAGGCCTCGCCAAGAACGACTCCCTGCACCGCGCCCGCGCCGCGGGTTACACGGAGGCGTTCACGGGCAACGACACCGGCAACGGCCCGATGCTCGCGATCAACACCTGGTTCGGCTACGAAACCTGCGCCACGGAGGTGCGCTATGTCCGCGAACTCACCTGA
- a CDS encoding GntR family transcriptional regulator — protein MTLKIHIDDSAAPYEQVRAQISEQARAGVLPVGYRLPTVRGLAESLGLAANTVAKAYRALEADGVIETRGRNGTFVAAAGSAAEREASLAAQAYAEKVRRLGLTEGDAVAAVRDALRAAYGEG, from the coding sequence GTGACCTTGAAGATCCACATCGATGACAGTGCCGCGCCCTACGAGCAGGTGCGGGCGCAGATCTCCGAGCAGGCGCGGGCGGGGGTGCTGCCGGTGGGGTACCGGTTGCCCACCGTCCGGGGGCTGGCCGAGTCGCTCGGCCTCGCCGCGAACACGGTCGCCAAGGCGTACCGGGCGCTGGAGGCGGACGGGGTGATCGAGACGCGTGGGCGCAACGGGACGTTCGTCGCTGCGGCGGGCTCGGCGGCGGAGCGTGAGGCGTCGTTGGCCGCGCAGGCCTATGCGGAGAAGGTTCGGCGGCTGGGGCTCACGGAGGGGGATGCGGTGGCGGCCGTGCGGGATGCCCTGCGGGCGGCTTATGGGGAGGGGTGA
- a CDS encoding DUF5925 domain-containing protein translates to MSANPHDALPIRLNVDDSDSPSDVVDALFLGRFATGEQPYSHAANIDRVRTGATLLPPGARVLRAARDDDRSATLAEGDGWTLLISRWNRGADVTVTATSEELAEKVLDQATDGAADEPEPQPENVTMGFWYVSPRRGPHRTTRQISAGTWDEVRANYTRPVADAMNTLMKTTPEDIAGRLLLLHGPPGTGKTSALRTLARSWRDWCQVDCVLDPERLFSDVGYLMDIAIGEDDTTGKGRWRLLLLEDCDELIRGEAKHTAGQALSRLLNLTDGLLGQGRNVLVGVTTNEDLERLHPAVVRPGRCLARIEVGPLTRNESVNWLGTEEGVGREGATLAELYALRRGTQPTSVPDQREGADAGLYL, encoded by the coding sequence ATGTCCGCTAACCCACACGACGCTCTGCCGATCCGGCTCAACGTCGACGACTCCGACTCCCCGTCCGACGTCGTCGACGCGCTGTTCCTCGGCCGCTTCGCGACGGGCGAGCAGCCGTACTCGCACGCGGCGAACATCGACCGTGTCCGGACCGGGGCGACCCTGCTCCCGCCGGGCGCCCGCGTGCTGCGCGCCGCCCGCGACGACGACCGCAGCGCGACCCTCGCCGAGGGCGACGGCTGGACCCTGCTGATCTCCCGCTGGAACCGCGGCGCCGACGTCACGGTCACGGCGACCAGCGAAGAGCTCGCCGAGAAGGTTCTCGACCAGGCGACCGACGGCGCGGCGGACGAACCCGAACCGCAGCCGGAGAACGTGACGATGGGGTTCTGGTACGTCTCCCCCAGGCGCGGCCCGCACCGGACGACCCGGCAGATCTCGGCGGGCACGTGGGACGAGGTGCGCGCCAACTACACGCGTCCGGTGGCCGACGCGATGAACACCCTGATGAAGACGACCCCGGAGGACATCGCGGGTCGGCTGCTGTTGCTGCACGGCCCGCCCGGCACCGGCAAGACCTCGGCGCTGCGCACGCTGGCCCGTTCCTGGCGGGACTGGTGTCAGGTGGACTGCGTGCTGGACCCGGAGCGGCTGTTCAGCGACGTCGGCTATCTGATGGACATCGCGATCGGCGAGGACGACACGACGGGCAAGGGCCGCTGGCGGCTCCTCCTCCTTGAGGACTGCGACGAGTTGATCCGCGGCGAGGCGAAGCACACGGCGGGCCAGGCCCTGTCCCGGCTCCTCAACCTCACGGACGGCCTCCTCGGCCAGGGCCGCAACGTCCTGGTCGGCGTCACCACCAACGAGGACCTGGAGCGCCTCCACCCCGCCGTCGTCCGCCCGGGCCGCTGCCTCGCCCGCATCGAGGTCGGCCCCCTCACCCGCAATGAGTCGGTGAACTGGCTCGGCACGGAGGAGGGCGTGGGCCGCGAGGGCGCGACCCTGGCCGAGCTGTACGCGTTGCGCCGAGGCACGCAACCGACATCGGTACCGGACCAACGGGAGGGCGCGGACGCGGGGTTGTACCTGTAG
- a CDS encoding GH39 family glycosyl hydrolase, producing MGRHGWNSGALRWRLTALLGVGVAALALIVTLINTLPGGGSTTGTSRDGDKVHGTPASPPDEDRPEVGWGFTHTQYSADEGSDTATERVEGLLAKSQLPQDQAIMGWGADNPEPVKGRYDFGALDRRVDFMRKSGGTPVITLCCSPDWMKGGKSGVDNTNWSQASLETAPKPDHYADYAALAATVAKRYPDVTHFIVWNEFKGFWNDAKQRWDYEGYTRLYNLVYKALKKVNPKIMVGGPYLVMDSVDPRDANASSTFKGSWGAMDQRIIDAFDYWNKNKVGADFVVVDGSSYTNDDDLLPNEFGATDKLTAVSEWVREQTHDLPLWWAEYYVEPADGNDDRKGWSETHRVAVQATGMIALAKGGTTSGFYWNPEEEKGTDCAGCLWTPTDSSDGGRQLPMYDLVSRFDAAFGPGAKYETVSVAADDVPNVRVLATDKTILVVNTLDRQISAEVDGKQFDMVAYGVKWLTR from the coding sequence ATGGGACGTCATGGGTGGAATTCGGGGGCACTGCGGTGGCGGCTCACCGCGCTGCTCGGCGTCGGTGTGGCCGCACTGGCGCTGATCGTGACCCTGATCAACACGCTGCCCGGCGGCGGCAGCACCACGGGCACCTCACGCGACGGCGACAAGGTGCACGGCACCCCGGCGAGCCCGCCCGACGAGGACCGGCCCGAGGTCGGCTGGGGCTTCACCCACACCCAGTACAGCGCCGACGAGGGCAGCGACACCGCCACCGAGCGCGTCGAGGGGCTGCTGGCCAAGTCCCAACTCCCGCAGGACCAGGCCATCATGGGCTGGGGCGCCGACAACCCCGAGCCGGTGAAGGGGCGTTACGACTTCGGCGCCCTGGACCGCCGTGTCGACTTCATGCGCAAGTCGGGCGGCACCCCGGTCATCACGCTGTGCTGCTCCCCGGACTGGATGAAGGGCGGCAAGTCCGGTGTCGACAACACCAATTGGAGCCAGGCCTCGTTGGAGACGGCGCCGAAGCCCGACCACTACGCGGACTACGCGGCGCTCGCCGCGACCGTCGCCAAGCGGTACCCGGACGTCACCCACTTCATCGTGTGGAACGAGTTCAAGGGCTTCTGGAACGACGCCAAACAGCGCTGGGACTACGAGGGTTACACCCGGCTCTACAACCTGGTCTACAAGGCGCTGAAGAAGGTCAACCCGAAGATCATGGTCGGCGGTCCCTATCTGGTGATGGACAGCGTGGACCCGCGCGACGCGAACGCCTCCAGTACTTTCAAGGGCAGTTGGGGCGCGATGGACCAGCGGATCATCGACGCCTTCGACTACTGGAACAAGAACAAGGTCGGCGCGGACTTCGTGGTCGTCGACGGCTCCAGCTACACCAACGACGACGACCTGCTGCCGAACGAGTTCGGGGCCACCGACAAACTCACCGCCGTCAGCGAGTGGGTCCGTGAGCAGACGCACGACCTGCCGCTGTGGTGGGCCGAGTACTACGTCGAGCCCGCCGACGGCAACGACGACCGCAAGGGCTGGTCCGAGACCCACCGCGTCGCCGTCCAGGCCACCGGCATGATCGCCCTGGCCAAGGGCGGTACCACCTCCGGCTTCTACTGGAACCCGGAGGAGGAGAAGGGCACGGACTGCGCGGGCTGCCTGTGGACGCCGACCGACAGCTCCGACGGCGGGCGGCAACTCCCCATGTACGACCTGGTCTCCCGCTTCGACGCGGCCTTCGGGCCGGGCGCGAAGTACGAGACCGTGTCGGTCGCCGCCGACGACGTGCCCAACGTACGGGTCCTCGCCACCGACAAGACCATCCTGGTCGTGAACACCCTGGACCGGCAGATCAGCGCGGAGGTCGACGGCAAGCAGTTCGACATGGTGGCCTACGGGGTCAAGTGGCTGACCCGATAA
- a CDS encoding lipopolysaccharide biosynthesis protein, whose protein sequence is MSDTTTTTQDAVPETEAPQQTGRRLRLPGRNKSPGGSPLFRNAYALMLNTGISAVLGLGYWLIAAHYYSPTAVGQGSAAIAAMKLLAGLTAVTLTGALARFIPVAGRATGRLIFRTYAGSSIVVAFGAGIFLLTLNDWGPSYRFLHGPIPALGFVVAVIAWNLLTLQDGVLTGLRSAPWVPVGNTVFSAVKLALLVGLASVFAASGVFVSWVAAIAFSVVPLGWLVFRRLVPRHIKATAEHARPPTLREIGRFLAGDYTGSLFSLAVVYLVPVIIASQVSSEDNAYFYITTTIGGTINLLAINMGASLTVEGSHDPARIAANTRAALKRMARIMLPICGLLFIGAPYILGVFGAGYADAATPLLRWFAVGALLRVLMETYFAVLRAQSRTAGLAWLQGLLCALVLSLTLLLLPRMGLTGAGVAEISSLAVIVAIAAPKLFKTLRAAPAAELPEDAAPDGDLADLGAREVPVAAPRRRGPAWALDSDTLALGIHVDFDHLERRPDVRPGPGTPPTGTPIVSGEQRPTWALGIKRSEIVGLPVEEREPGSESSVSPSAEPEVDAPFEAAGGSDRVVVPEESLVREQAREDAAEKEREAQESEVPPPARPLSLRERLVPTRPGVVLGCLLVAALLLYWVPAARLGESDLDRMGGLGLISVLPLPTLVGAALLIVVFAALLWLGREHKALLLITLLATVISLHALPAVIETEPRFPTAWQHLGFIDYIDRTGSAVPDLDARWSWPGFFAVAAFIGKACGITDWTEVIRWWPTAIQLAYLAPMFLLVRSLRASWRAKWTGIWIFVLSGWVGQDYFSPQGFTFLLYLAFVAILLVWFRAPHVLWTRMRPGEAEVEPTDRRQQAVLLLVLIGLFAASVPAHQLTPFVMLGVLTVLVLLGRSELRGLPILFGVLVAVWLGFMAEPYWSGHFNDLFGGVGGVGSNVSTSVSGRIQGGSSTHKLVLYTRVLLAGGVMAFACWGWWRRRDHKYRERSLLVLTFVPFLGFGMQSYGGEMALRVFMFAVPGAALLAGLALFPRTGATAKEREKDRVSLAPLAALLAGLLLMGGFLVARWGNEGFERVRPGEVAAMNYVYAHDKPTVRLLWLSDDTVNDVTPAMPWGAKDMERVNYVPTLAPSDPVLVSGLVKALKDAGPNSYLMLNKSQVVSLQLDAGYSATWESRLIQNLDNRQELKKVLVNADVTMYSLREQPAGAVPKPDPGPIGPQITWTPWSVVGALAALALILMLTAREVVRVAVRPSVRQLRWMQSSFWFSLPLLAVVLASLVQRFLTMK, encoded by the coding sequence GTGTCTGACACGACGACCACCACCCAGGACGCGGTGCCCGAGACCGAGGCGCCCCAGCAGACGGGGCGCCGACTGCGCCTGCCGGGAAGGAACAAGTCCCCCGGCGGCAGCCCGCTGTTCCGCAACGCCTACGCCCTGATGCTCAACACCGGGATCTCCGCGGTGCTGGGGCTGGGCTACTGGCTGATCGCCGCCCACTACTACTCGCCCACCGCGGTCGGCCAGGGTTCGGCGGCCATCGCCGCGATGAAGCTGCTGGCCGGGCTCACGGCGGTCACGCTGACCGGCGCCCTGGCCCGCTTCATCCCGGTCGCCGGACGTGCCACCGGGCGCCTCATCTTCCGTACGTACGCGGGCAGTTCGATCGTCGTCGCGTTCGGGGCCGGGATCTTCCTGCTGACGCTGAACGACTGGGGACCCTCGTACCGCTTCCTGCACGGGCCGATCCCCGCGCTCGGCTTCGTCGTCGCGGTCATCGCCTGGAACCTGCTCACGCTCCAGGACGGGGTACTGACCGGGCTGCGCAGCGCGCCCTGGGTGCCGGTGGGCAACACCGTGTTCTCGGCGGTGAAGTTGGCGCTGCTCGTCGGGCTGGCGTCGGTGTTCGCCGCGAGCGGTGTCTTCGTGTCCTGGGTCGCCGCGATCGCGTTCTCCGTGGTGCCGCTCGGCTGGCTGGTGTTCCGGCGGTTGGTGCCCCGGCACATCAAGGCGACCGCGGAGCACGCGAGGCCGCCGACGCTGCGGGAGATCGGCAGGTTCCTCGCCGGGGACTACACCGGCTCGCTGTTCTCACTCGCCGTGGTCTATCTGGTGCCGGTGATCATCGCCTCGCAGGTCAGCTCCGAGGACAACGCGTACTTCTACATCACCACGACGATAGGCGGCACGATCAACCTGCTCGCCATCAACATGGGCGCCTCGCTGACCGTCGAGGGCTCCCACGACCCGGCGCGCATCGCCGCCAACACCCGGGCCGCGCTCAAGCGGATGGCCCGGATCATGCTGCCGATCTGCGGACTGCTGTTCATCGGCGCCCCGTACATCCTGGGCGTGTTCGGCGCGGGCTACGCGGACGCGGCGACGCCGCTGCTGCGCTGGTTCGCGGTGGGCGCGCTGCTGCGGGTCCTCATGGAGACGTACTTCGCGGTGCTGCGCGCGCAGAGCCGCACCGCCGGACTCGCCTGGCTACAGGGCCTGTTGTGCGCCCTGGTGCTCAGTCTGACGCTGCTGCTGCTCCCCCGCATGGGCCTGACCGGCGCGGGCGTCGCCGAGATCTCCAGCCTCGCGGTGATCGTGGCGATCGCCGCGCCCAAACTCTTCAAGACGCTACGGGCCGCACCGGCCGCGGAGTTGCCCGAGGACGCGGCACCGGACGGCGACCTCGCCGACCTGGGCGCGCGCGAGGTGCCGGTCGCCGCACCGCGCCGTCGCGGCCCGGCCTGGGCGCTCGACTCCGACACCCTCGCGCTCGGCATCCACGTCGACTTCGACCACCTGGAACGCCGGCCGGACGTACGCCCGGGCCCCGGCACCCCGCCCACCGGCACGCCCATCGTGTCCGGCGAGCAGCGGCCGACCTGGGCGCTCGGCATCAAGCGGTCCGAGATCGTGGGACTGCCCGTGGAGGAGCGGGAACCCGGTTCGGAGTCCTCGGTGAGCCCGTCCGCCGAGCCGGAGGTGGACGCGCCGTTCGAGGCCGCGGGCGGCTCCGACCGGGTGGTCGTACCGGAGGAATCGCTCGTACGGGAACAGGCCCGGGAGGACGCGGCGGAGAAGGAGCGGGAGGCACAGGAGTCCGAAGTACCGCCGCCCGCACGCCCGTTGTCCCTGCGCGAGCGCCTGGTGCCCACCCGCCCCGGTGTCGTGCTCGGCTGTCTGCTGGTCGCCGCGCTGCTCCTGTACTGGGTGCCCGCGGCACGGCTGGGCGAGTCCGACCTGGACCGCATGGGCGGGCTGGGCCTGATCTCGGTGCTGCCGCTGCCCACGCTGGTCGGCGCCGCGCTGCTGATCGTGGTGTTCGCCGCGCTGCTGTGGCTGGGCCGCGAACACAAGGCACTCCTGCTGATCACCCTGCTCGCGACGGTGATCTCCCTGCACGCGCTGCCCGCGGTGATCGAGACCGAGCCGCGTTTCCCGACAGCCTGGCAGCACCTCGGGTTCATCGACTACATCGACCGCACCGGGTCGGCCGTACCCGACCTGGACGCCCGCTGGAGCTGGCCGGGCTTCTTCGCGGTGGCCGCGTTCATCGGCAAGGCATGCGGGATCACCGACTGGACCGAGGTGATCCGCTGGTGGCCCACGGCCATCCAACTCGCCTATCTGGCACCGATGTTCCTGCTGGTGCGCTCGCTGCGGGCGAGCTGGCGGGCGAAGTGGACCGGCATCTGGATCTTCGTGCTCAGCGGCTGGGTCGGGCAGGACTACTTCTCCCCGCAGGGCTTCACCTTCCTGCTCTACCTGGCCTTCGTCGCGATCCTCCTGGTCTGGTTCCGGGCACCCCACGTCCTGTGGACGAGGATGCGTCCCGGCGAGGCGGAGGTCGAACCCACCGACCGGCGCCAACAGGCCGTCCTGCTCCTGGTGTTGATCGGTCTGTTCGCGGCGAGCGTCCCGGCCCACCAGCTCACGCCGTTCGTGATGCTGGGCGTGCTCACGGTCCTCGTCCTGCTCGGCCGCTCCGAACTCCGCGGCCTGCCCATCCTGTTCGGGGTACTGGTCGCGGTCTGGCTCGGTTTCATGGCCGAGCCGTACTGGTCCGGGCACTTCAACGACCTCTTCGGCGGGGTCGGCGGCGTCGGCAGCAATGTGTCGACGTCCGTCTCCGGCCGTATCCAGGGCGGCAGTTCGACCCACAAACTGGTCCTCTACACCCGCGTCCTGCTGGCCGGCGGCGTCATGGCCTTCGCCTGCTGGGGCTGGTGGCGCCGCCGCGACCACAAATACCGCGAACGCTCCCTCCTCGTCCTCACCTTCGTCCCGTTCCTGGGCTTCGGCATGCAGTCCTACGGCGGCGAGATGGCGCTGCGCGTCTTCATGTTCGCGGTGCCGGGCGCGGCCCTGCTCGCGGGCCTCGCCCTCTTCCCGCGCACCGGCGCCACCGCCAAGGAACGCGAGAAGGACCGCGTGAGCCTCGCCCCGCTGGCCGCGCTGCTCGCGGGTCTGCTGCTCATGGGCGGCTTCCTGGTGGCCCGTTGGGGCAACGAGGGCTTCGAGCGGGTGCGGCCCGGCGAGGTCGCGGCGATGAACTACGTGTACGCCCACGACAAGCCGACGGTACGGCTGCTGTGGCTGAGCGACGACACGGTCAACGACGTGACGCCGGCGATGCCGTGGGGCGCGAAGGACATGGAGCGGGTCAACTACGTCCCGACGCTGGCCCCTTCGGACCCGGTGCTGGTGTCCGGTCTGGTCAAGGCGCTCAAGGACGCGGGCCCGAACTCGTATCTGATGCTCAACAAGAGCCAGGTCGTCTCGCTCCAGCTGGACGCGGGCTACTCGGCGACCTGGGAGTCCCGGCTCATCCAGAACCTGGACAACCGGCAGGAGTTGAAGAAGGTCCTCGTCAACGCCGACGTGACCATGTACTCCCTGCGCGAGCAGCCGGCGGGTGCGGTCCCGAAGCCCGATCCCGGGCCGATCGGACCGCAGATCACCTGGACGCCGTGGTCGGTGGTCGGCGCGCTCGCCGCCCTCGCCCTGATCCTGATGCTGACGGCCCGAGAGGTCGTCCGGGTCGCGGTCCGGCCGAGTGTGCGTCAACTCCGGTGGATGCAGAGCAGTTTCTGGTTCTCGCTGCCCCTGCTGGCGGTGGTGCTGGCCTCGCTGGTGCAGCGGTTCCTGACGATGAAGTGA
- a CDS encoding polysaccharide deacetylase family protein gives MSDAPVPILMYHSVATAPNDATRALSVAPEAFAEQLALLGDLRFTPINTADLAASWRSGKPLPERPVLITFDDGYEGVHRHALPALAQHGFASTLFVSTGWIRGAHDTGGGLDTMLDWDQVRELAGADVEIGGHSHTHPQLDQLDDDTLRTELVRCKEIVADELGSVPVSFAYPYGYSSRRVRQAVRDTGFAQALAVGNDLARRRQGPYALRRVTVRRSTGVEEFERLVEGRAIARNFARDRALTQGYAMVRRVRQVRRKASRSRV, from the coding sequence ATGAGTGACGCACCGGTGCCGATCCTGATGTACCACTCGGTCGCCACCGCCCCGAACGACGCCACCCGCGCCCTCTCCGTCGCGCCGGAGGCGTTCGCCGAGCAGTTGGCGCTCCTCGGCGATCTGCGCTTCACGCCCATCAACACCGCTGATCTCGCGGCGAGTTGGCGCTCCGGCAAACCGCTGCCCGAGCGTCCGGTCCTGATCACCTTCGACGACGGATACGAGGGTGTGCACCGGCACGCGCTGCCCGCGCTGGCCCAACACGGCTTCGCGTCGACCCTGTTCGTCTCCACCGGCTGGATCCGGGGCGCCCACGACACCGGGGGCGGCCTGGACACCATGCTCGACTGGGACCAGGTGCGCGAACTCGCGGGCGCGGACGTCGAGATCGGCGGTCACAGCCACACCCACCCGCAGCTCGACCAGCTCGACGACGACACCCTGCGCACGGAACTGGTCCGCTGCAAGGAGATCGTCGCCGACGAACTCGGGTCCGTACCCGTCTCGTTCGCGTATCCCTACGGCTACTCCAGCCGCCGGGTGCGCCAGGCGGTGCGGGATACCGGGTTCGCGCAGGCGCTCGCCGTCGGCAACGACCTCGCCCGGCGCCGCCAGGGACCGTACGCGCTGCGGCGGGTAACTGTGCGCCGCAGTACGGGAGTCGAGGAGTTCGAGCGGCTCGTCGAGGGCCGTGCGATCGCCCGCAACTTCGCCAGGGACCGTGCCCTCACCCAGGGCTACGCCATGGTCCGCAGAGTTCGACAGGTCCGCCGGAAGGCCAGCCGTTCCCGTGTCTGA